The sequence below is a genomic window from Candidatus Brocadiia bacterium.
GTTCGGGTCCGGCGCCAGGCCGAAGCGAACCGAGCCGTATTTAAGTATGTGCCGCAGCTTTTCGCCGTAGCCCATCAGGTCGAATTCATAGCCGCCCACATCGGAATTATAATACTGGAAATTAGCCTCAAGGTTGGAAACGTTCGAGGTCTCGTAAGACAGCTTGAACCCACCCTTCTGGCTGAGCACGGCGCTGTTGGTCCGGAACTCGTTATTGCTATCCAGATACCCGGCCCAGACCAGGTAACCCAATTTATCCATCCGGCCGGACACCTGGGCGTCCTGTTTCCAGAACCCGTAATCGCCCCAGCCGCCGCCGGAGGTAAAATCTGTTTTTACCAATTGGTTGGTCTGGGGCTTTTTGAGAATGACATTAATCACCCCGCCCAGCGACGAACCCCAAACCGACGAGGTCGTGCCCTTGATGATTTCGATGCGCTCCACGTTCTCGATGGGTATCAGCGACGGGTCGGCAAAGGCCATGCCCTGCGAGTTTATCAGCACTCCATCAACCATGATTCTGACGTGCCGCGGGTCGCAACCCTGGATGGTGACGCTGGTCGGCTGTCCGGACGGTCCGCGCCCCTGCAGGTCGACTCCGTTGACCAGGTTGAGCGCGCCGGCCAGGTCGTTCACCGGCATATATGACAGCTGTTCAGAGCTGATGACCGTAACGTTGCCGGTGACTTCGGAATATTGCTGGGGCGTGCGCCGGGCCGTAACCACTACTTCTTCGCTTGACTTGACCGGCTCCGCCGCCCATACTGCCGGCCAGGATATGCTTAACACCACCGTCACTATGAACAGAAATCTATACATATGGGTATCCTATATAGCTGTTAACCCGATTTAGTCAAGAATTTATTAAAACTGTCATATTTATATGACTGAACCCCAACCCGGTTCATGCACAAGAAATTGTGCACGTGCACAAGAAATTGTGCATGGAAGCCCTCCCGACCCGTCCCGGCGCCTAACCCGTCCGGAGCCGAGCCAATAATTCCCGCCTTATAACCCGATAATTCATATACAATTATATAAAACATCACTCAAAACTACTCAAAATTACTCAAATAACCGCTTTTAGGCACAAAATTTGCACATATTATACCTAATGGCCAACAAATTCATAAGGAGTTTAAAGATATGATTACAGTCAGCGATACGTTAGAACGGTTATTGAGCATCAAAGAGGTGGCCGATTTCCTGGGCCTGCACCAACGCACCGTCTACACCCTGGCCAACGAAGGACGGATACCCGGATTCAAACTGGGCGGCGCCTGGCGCTTTGACCTGCGGACCATCAAGAACTGGGTAAACCGGGAAATGACGCGCAACTGCCATCGCCCATCCGCCTGACAGATACTTTTATTATGCGTCTTATGCTTTTCGCAGAGAGGAACCGTCGATGATTACAGAAACCAGCACCTCAAATCCCCTGCTTCGCACCCGGAAAAATGTCGTGGTCGTGATGCGCCTGATTGTCTTCACGGTCATCTACCTGATTGCCTTCCAGGAACACAACCCAAAAAACCTCAGTTGGTTCATCTGGTTCATTATGGGCATATTCCTGGTCTCCGAAGTGGTTTATATGTTCGAGCACAAGACCCATTTCTTCATCCAGCGCATCCTGGGCTGGATATTCCTGTTTGACGCCGTCCTGATAACCATGCTCATCTACCTGCTTTCCGTCAAAACCATCGAGCTTTACATCGCCTACTTCGCGGTCATCGCCATCGCCACCATGTCCAAAAGCGTGGCCACCTCGTTCGTGGTGGCCATCCTGGTCAGCGCCTTTTACCTGTTCATGCCCATGTACGAAGGCAAATTAGTCTTTACCGAATTCATCACCCGGCCGCTCTTCTTCTTCTCGGTCTCGATGTTCAGCGGTTACCTTTCCGAGGAAATCTACCGCCAGCAGAAAAAGAAAGTCGAGTTCGAAAACCGGTTCAACCTGCTGGAAAACCAACTGCGCCAGGCCCAGAAAATGGAGGTCTTCGGCCAGCTGGCCGGCGGCATCGCCCACGATTTCAACAACTGCATCGGCGTCATCCTGGGCAGTTCCGAGCTGGCCCTGGAAGACACCCAGCACGACCACAAGGCCTTTGAACCGTTAAAGATTATCCACCGCCAGGCCGAACACGGGCGCAACCTCATCCGCCGTCTGTTATCGATCGGGCGCCAGCAACAACTCCACCCCAAAAGTATCAACCTTAACGAACTGGTTGCCGAGACCAACAAATATATGGTCCGGCTGCTGCCCGAAAATATCAATCTCAAGATAGCGCCAGCCGCCAATCTCCGGCCCGCCCAGGCCGACCCGACCGCCATAGAACAGATACTGATGAACCTTTACCTCAACGCCCGCGACGCTATGGCCAAAGGCGGCGACCTGACCGTCACCACCTCCAACATCTTCGTCGACCAGGACTTCGCGGCCCATCATCCGCCCCTAAAAACCGGACACTACGTCATACTCCAGGTCAGCGACACCGGACAAGGCATGGACGAAAAAGTCCGGCGCCACCTTTTCGAGCCGTTCTTCACCACCAAGCCCGACGGCAAAGGCACCGGCCTGGGACTGGTCGTGGTTTATAACCTGGTTATCCAGCACCAGGGCTATATCGATGTCCAGAGCACTCCGGCACCGGACAAACCAACCGCCGACAGCCCGGCATCGGGAACGACCTTCCGGATTTACCTGCCCATCTCGCTGGAATCGGCCCAGCCCGCAATTGCCGCCAAACCAGAATCCTTCAAGGGCGGAACGGAAACCATCCTGCTGGCCGACGACGACGCCGCACTGTCCGAACTGCTGGCCACCATACTCAAAACCACCGGCTACACCGTCCTCTCCGTTCCGGACGGCGACCAGGCCTTGACCATATTCGATGCCAACAAAGACAAAATCAGCCTGGCCGTGCTCGACATCGGCCTGCCCAAAAAAGACGGCATCGAGGTGTTCAAGACCATCCGCCGGATCAACCCCGAGGTCAAGGTCCTCTTCACCAGCGGCTACCTCGAGGGCGGCATCCAGTCCGATTACATCAAACAACAGGAACTCGATTTCATCCAAAAACCGTTCAGCATCACCAGCCTGAAATCCAAAATCAGGACGATACTGGACCTAAAACCGATAGCCATTGATGATAAAAACAGCAGTACTGAAAAGATGCTTCAGGATAAAGAGGTAGGAGTATGATAGCCAGCGTAGAATGGCACAAAACCGCCGGGACAAAATGGCACCGGCTTTTCGACCTGGACCTAGGCAACGGCCAGGTCAGCGACCGGCCCGGCGTCTATCTCATCTGGCACGGCAGCGCGCCCTGGGTTAACATACTCAAGGTCGGACACGGCGCGCTCCGTCCGGCGCTGGCTTCCTGCCTCCATGACGCCAAACTGCTCGATGGCCGGCCGGCCAACCAGGTTTACGTCACCTGGGCTGAAACTCCGCCGGACAACTGCGCCGGCGCCGCCAAATACCTGGCTGAAACGCTCGGCCTGGCCCTGGACACCGAACCGCTTGACGCCC
It includes:
- a CDS encoding helix-turn-helix domain-containing protein, yielding MITVSDTLERLLSIKEVADFLGLHQRTVYTLANEGRIPGFKLGGAWRFDLRTIKNWVNREMTRNCHRPSA
- a CDS encoding ATP-binding protein translates to MITETSTSNPLLRTRKNVVVVMRLIVFTVIYLIAFQEHNPKNLSWFIWFIMGIFLVSEVVYMFEHKTHFFIQRILGWIFLFDAVLITMLIYLLSVKTIELYIAYFAVIAIATMSKSVATSFVVAILVSAFYLFMPMYEGKLVFTEFITRPLFFFSVSMFSGYLSEEIYRQQKKKVEFENRFNLLENQLRQAQKMEVFGQLAGGIAHDFNNCIGVILGSSELALEDTQHDHKAFEPLKIIHRQAEHGRNLIRRLLSIGRQQQLHPKSINLNELVAETNKYMVRLLPENINLKIAPAANLRPAQADPTAIEQILMNLYLNARDAMAKGGDLTVTTSNIFVDQDFAAHHPPLKTGHYVILQVSDTGQGMDEKVRRHLFEPFFTTKPDGKGTGLGLVVVYNLVIQHQGYIDVQSTPAPDKPTADSPASGTTFRIYLPISLESAQPAIAAKPESFKGGTETILLADDDAALSELLATILKTTGYTVLSVPDGDQALTIFDANKDKISLAVLDIGLPKKDGIEVFKTIRRINPEVKVLFTSGYLEGGIQSDYIKQQELDFIQKPFSITSLKSKIRTILDLKPIAIDDKNSSTEKMLQDKEVGV